Within the Bacillus sp. FSL K6-3431 genome, the region TTTGTTTTAGATAAGCTTGGATGGTATCTCGCGGGATTTTTTGGTCCAATTCGTTAAAATACCAGGTTACTGAATTTTTCATGGCTGTCGATAAACTTTGGTTCGAATTCCAGGATTCATAAGGATACTGTGTTCCATTCCATTTGATAGTGGAATTATCACCCGTTATTACCCCTAACTCTAATCCAATTAATGCGCTATAAATTTTGTAAGTAGAATTCGGAGAAACTCTATTCATGCTACTATCTTTATTATAAATGGTATAGTGATCTGCTCTCATATCATATAATACAAAGCTTCCATCATATCCAGTGAAGTATTCGCTGAAATCTTCATAAAGCGTGTTTTCTTCACTGTTAAAATTATAACGGTTTTTATCAGTGGACATGGCAGAAATAAATGGGACTTGACTCACTACGAATAGGCCTATAAGGACAAAGATTGAAATACTTTTCAGCTTTAACCACTTCGATTCAATCGTAAAAGATGCAATTTTTTCAATCCGTTTTTTGATTTGCTCCTTGGGACCATTAAATCCATTAAATTGATTGGTCCAAGTAACATGCTTCGAGTGTAAGGCTAGTTCCACGAAATGAATAATCGTATTCCCATAATCTACATGACAAGGCTCATCCAATGATTTTAAAACAGCCATATCACAGGCGATTTCACGATCTACCCTCATTTCTTTAAAAGCAATCCACACAAGTGGATTAAACCAGTAAATAATTTGATAAATGATGAGGAGGGAATTTGTTGCAATATCTTTGTATTTATAGTGATGTAGTTCATGCATAAAAATGTATTGGAAATTTTCTATAGGCATCGATTCGTCCAGATGCATCGGCAATACAACGTATGTCTTAAATATTCCGAACGTCATTGGAGATTTGACCAGTGGTGATTCTCCTATGAATATAGGTTTAGATATATGCAAACGATTCTTACACTGTTCAAATAAGTGTAAAACGTCTTTATTGTTCAAGACCGATGTTGTATTTTTTATTTTCTTTAATTTAAACCAGGCATGTAGGGACAGAATAAGCATCACTAACATGCCTGCAATCCAAATACTGCCTAACGTTATATTCAGGAAATCCAGATTGAGACGGTTAACAGATACCGTGAAATCCTGCATCCAGTTTCCGTTACTGAGCCTTGAGCTTTCGACGTTGTGGATAGAAGAATTGATAATCCCATTGTTTTGATTTATATCGAATGATAGAAAAAGATTTTCAAAATGAAACAACTGTTTCGGTATAAATGGGAGCGTCAATGCGGCTAACAACAAAAACCATAGATTGTACTGCCATTTCTCTGAAATGTGCCTTGAAAATAACTTCTTAATGAGCATAATAATAACTATAGTAATAGAGGACACCATAAAACATGTGAATATATGAATGAGGAACATTCTTTTTACCTCCATTTCTCGAAGTATCGCTATAACTTCCGCTGCAACAAACTTCATTATGATTTATCCATAAATCGGTTATCAAATTGTATCATATATATCTTCCATCTTTGTTGCTAAAAAAATCCCTGTGGTATTTGCAGTTTAACAATTCGTTATTAGATTATCAATTTTTAGTTTGTTGATACCTAATGGAGGAAAATTTAATAGATACGAACTCAGTGGTCTTTAGAAAGTTGGGTATTCCTTTTTTGAATTAAATGGTTGACATCCTTTGATTACAATTGTAGTATAGGACTACAGTTGTAATCAACTGATTTGAAGATTAAAGGAGGAAAGTGTAGTTGATTTTGATTTGTTCAGGAAAAGATATACCTATCGGTTAACAATTAAGACTTTTTAATAGTTATAAATGAAGAAGATAGGGTGCAAATTTAATTATTAAAGTAGAAAGAGGTTATTCATTTGATGAAAATATATAAATACAAATTCAGCATACATAAATTTACACTATCTATATTGCTACTCACGCTGCTTACACTCACGGCTTGCGCGGATAGAGAAAGTTCACCTGATGCTTCATCTAAGGAGGGGAACGAAGGGGAACAAATAGCAAATACAGATGAAAAATTTGCCCAACTCGAGAACGACTTTGACGCACGGCTCGGTGTCTATGCAATCGATATGGGCTCAAATAAGACCATCGAATATCGACCAGAGGAGCGTTTCGCCTTTACATCGACATACAAGGCTTTGGCAGCGGCCATCGTACTGAAGCAAAACACTATGGAAGAGCTTAAAGAAGTCATCACTTACACCGAGGATGATTTGGTTTCCTATTCTCCGGTTACCGAGAAACACGTGGGTACCGGAATGACGCTTATGGACATAAGCGAGGCTGCGGTTCGATACAGTGACAACACAGCGGGGAACCTTTTGTTTAACGAATTGGGAGGTCCTGAAGGATTTGAACAAGCTTTACGGCAAATCGGTGACGACATTACCCAAGCGGATCGATACGAACCAGAGTTGAATGAATTCACCCCGGGAGATCCTCGTGATACTAGTACACCAAAAGCTCTTGCTACCAGTCTCGGGGCATTCGCAGTCGGCGACATTCTTTCAGATGATAAGCGTGAACTATTCACGGATTGGCTACTTGGAAATGCTACAGGAGATACATTAATTCGTGCGGGTTCACCTGAAGATTGGGAGGTCGGCGATAAGAGTGGGGCAGGAAGTTATGGAACGAGAAACGACATTGCAGTTGTTTTCCCGAAAAATAGAGAACCAATTGTCATTGCGATTATGTCGCGTCATGATACGGAGAATGCCAAATATGACGATGCGTTGATTGCAAATGCTGCAGAGGTCGCACTTAACGCTTTAAAGTGATGCAAGAAGAGGGATTAGAAAAAGGAAAGACGACATCTTGCGTAAATTGTAAAATAACAATTAACTCAACAAAAATAAGGTATAGGGATTACGATTCCCTATACCTTATTTTCATCAAATCGTTCCGTACCACTGGTTCTTCAATCGCTGAACTCAAATCATGCCCCATCGTCAGATTTTCTGATTATATTTTTGTTCACTCGTTCAATACGATAATCTTTATTTTTCATATACACCTGTGCTTTTTGTATAATATGTTCCTGTATTTTCATTTTTCGCGAAATCCAAAAGGCATTACTTTCCCCAGACTTTCCAATAAGAAGTTTATACAAAGGCGATAATGTTTCACTATTGAATTGCATAGCGGCGTTCATGAAATCGATATGCATTTCCGAGTAACGTTTTATTTCACCATAGTGGGTAGTAGCAACTGTCATGCATCCCATATGATAAAAGGCTTCCAAAATAGCAATCGCAAGTGCGGCACCTTCATTTGGTTCTGTCCCACTACCTATTTCATCAAATAACAATAATGTATTATTATTAGCTGCTCTCATGATTTCGGAAATATTACTCACATGGGATGAAAAAGTACTTAGTGCGTTTTCCATATTCTGATTATCACCGATATCAACGAAGATATGATCGAAAACGGCGATTTCTGATGCGGGATCAGCTGC harbors:
- a CDS encoding BlaR1 family beta-lactam sensor/signal transducer, producing the protein MFLIHIFTCFMVSSITIVIIMLIKKLFSRHISEKWQYNLWFLLLAALTLPFIPKQLFHFENLFLSFDINQNNGIINSSIHNVESSRLSNGNWMQDFTVSVNRLNLDFLNITLGSIWIAGMLVMLILSLHAWFKLKKIKNTTSVLNNKDVLHLFEQCKNRLHISKPIFIGESPLVKSPMTFGIFKTYVVLPMHLDESMPIENFQYIFMHELHHYKYKDIATNSLLIIYQIIYWFNPLVWIAFKEMRVDREIACDMAVLKSLDEPCHVDYGNTIIHFVELALHSKHVTWTNQFNGFNGPKEQIKKRIEKIASFTIESKWLKLKSISIFVLIGLFVVSQVPFISAMSTDKNRYNFNSEENTLYEDFSEYFTGYDGSFVLYDMRADHYTIYNKDSSMNRVSPNSTYKIYSALIGLELGVITGDNSTIKWNGTQYPYESWNSNQSLSTAMKNSVTWYFNELDQKIPRDTIQAYLKQIGYGNYDLSDGTDYWLESSLKISPIEQVQLLSAFYTNQFGFEDKNIQAVKDSLLLEVYDGASLSGKTGTGNVNGKNINGWFIGYVETKGNTYFFATNLQNEDNSYGSKAAKITLSILRDKGIIKEIGE
- the bla gene encoding class A beta-lactamase, with product MKIYKYKFSIHKFTLSILLLTLLTLTACADRESSPDASSKEGNEGEQIANTDEKFAQLENDFDARLGVYAIDMGSNKTIEYRPEERFAFTSTYKALAAAIVLKQNTMEELKEVITYTEDDLVSYSPVTEKHVGTGMTLMDISEAAVRYSDNTAGNLLFNELGGPEGFEQALRQIGDDITQADRYEPELNEFTPGDPRDTSTPKALATSLGAFAVGDILSDDKRELFTDWLLGNATGDTLIRAGSPEDWEVGDKSGAGSYGTRNDIAVVFPKNREPIVIAIMSRHDTENAKYDDALIANAAEVALNALK